In Chlorobiota bacterium, the sequence CACCGGCTTGATTGTGGTGTATGGATACTCCCAAGAAGCGTTTATGGGGTGGTACAGCGCGGCGGATTATGAGAAGTACATGATCTGGAACCGGATGACCGGACCGTATGCGCCGGCATATTGGGCACTGATCTTCTGCAACGGCATCGTCCCGCAACTTCTCTGGATGCGGAAATTCCGCACCAACACGGTCTGGCTGTGGTGCATCTCCATCGTGGTGAACGTTGGAATGTGGCTGGAGCGCTACGTGATTGTGGTGATCAGCCTCCATCGGGACTTCATGCCGTCGGCATGGGGCTACTACAACCCGTCGTTCTATGACTGGGCCACGTACATTGGCACCATCGGCTTGTTCCTAACGCTCTTCTTCTTGTTCGTTCGCTTCTTGCCGGTGATTGCTGTTTCCGAGATTCGCGAGCTTGTTCACATCGAACACTCCAAACACGGGAAGCACTAAAACAAGAAAATGGTCCATCAGCAAGGCTGCAACGGCGTTGCTGCGGCGGAGAAAGCGTGATAACCGACAACTGAGTACTACATTTTTAATCATGGAGCCAGCAACACAACCCCCGATCTACGGGCTGATGGCGGAGTTCGCGACCTCCGAGGCACTGCTTAATGCAACGCAACGGGCAAACAAAGCGGGCTACCGCCAGATGGATGCCTACTCACCAATTCCTGTGGAAGGAGTTACCGAGGCTATTGGGTTCAAAACCAAGTTGCCATGGGGGATTTTCTGCGGAGGGTTAGCCGGAGCAGTGTTCGGGATGGGACTGCAGTATTGGGCTGCGGTAATCTACTATCCGATGAACATCGGTGGGCGGCCCATGTTCAGTATCCCGTCGTTCATCCCTGTCACCTTCGAGACCACGGTGCTGTTTTCGGTGCTGACAGCGGTCTTCGGGATGATTATTCTGAACAAGCTCCCGATGCCGTACCATCCGGTCTTCAACGTTGAAGGCTTTGCCCGCGCCAGCACCGACCGGTTCTTCCTTGCTATCGAATCAACCGACCCCAAATTCGACCGCCAACGGACCTGGGAGTTCTTGGAATCCTTGAAGCCAGAAAGCCTTGCGGAGGTGCCTCACTAATGAACGCAACCATGCGACACCTTCTACCATTTCTCCTGTTGGCCCTGATTGCTACGGGTTGCCAGGAGATGTACGATCAGCCAAAAGTGAAGCCGCTTTCAAAAAGCGATTTCTTCGACGATGCGCTTGGCGCGCGCCAGCCGATTGCTGGAACCGTTGCACGCGGCCACATGAAGCTGGACGACCAACTCTACACCGGCAAAGCCCCCGCCAGCGCAGCAAAACCTGCTGGCGATAGTGGCGCGTCGGGTGCTGCGTCCGGCGTTCCGGCCCAATGGGCCACCAGCGATCTTTCCTGGACCTTCCCAATGCCCGTCACGCGTGAAGTCCTGGTTCGCGGCCATGAGCAGTTCAACGTCTTCTGCTCCCCCTGCCACGGCAGGCTTGGCGATGGGAAGGGGATGATTGTGCAGCGCGGCTTCAAGGCCCCGCCATCGTTCCACGAAGAACGCCTGCGGACCGCTCCGCCGGGGTATGTGTTCAACGTTATCACCAACGGCTTCGGCGTGATGTACAGCTACGCCTCGCGCGTGCCGGTGAAGGATCGCTGGGCAATCGCTGCCTATATCAAGGCACTGCAGCTCAGCCAAAACATGGATGCCTCCCAATTGACCGCCGAGCAACAAGCGGCACTGGAGGGAAAGAAATAACATGGCTCGTAATTTTAACGCAATCGCAAACGACGAGAACGTCCAGCCGGGCATCAATGGCTTGCAGAAAAAAGCCATTGCGGCGGCGGCGGTTGGGGTGGCGTTGCTGGTGGTGGGTGCCATTAGTGATGCCGACCAGTTCTATCGCTCCTATCTGCTGGGCTATATCTATTGGGTGCTTATCTCGGTAGGGATGTTCACCCTGTATGCCCTCCACAACACTGTCTCCGGCGCGTGGGGGTTCACCATTCGCCGTTTCCTTGAGACCGGCGTGCGGACGCTTCCACTGATGTTGGTGCTGTTTGTGCCAATCATTTTTGGGATGCACAGTTTGTATGAATGGACCCATGCCGATGTGGTTGCCAAAGATCATATCCTTCAGCAGAAAGCCCCATACCTGAACGAAACGTTCTTCATTATTCGGTTGGTGTTCTACTTCGCGCTCTGGTCAGGCCTCGGTTTCTACTTGATCAAGCTGAATCGCCAGATCGAAGAGAACCGCGACCCGAAGAACCTTGGCAAAGTCCAGAAACTGAGCGCAGTAACGTTGCTGCTGATTATTCTAACAGGAACATTTGCTGCGGTGGACTGGATGATGTCGCTGGAGCCGCATTGGTTCAGCACCATCTACGGCATATTGTTCGCTGGCAGCGCGGCCTTGTCGGCGTTGGCCGTTACCATCGGCTTAGTGGTGAAGTTCCGCGCCACTCGTCCACTTAGCAACTTCCTTGCTCCACGCATTTTCCATGACTACGGAACGTTGATGTTCACCATGACGATGTTCTGGGCGTACATCTCCTTCTCGCAGTTCATCATTATCTGGTCCGGCAACGTGGCCGAGGAAACCCCGTGGTATGCTGTCCGCATGGCCAACGAATGGGGAACAATCGGCTGGGGGTTGGTCTTCTTTCACTTTGCCCTTCCCTGGGTTATCCTCCTCTCGAAAAAAGTGAAGCGAAGCCCGAAACTCTTGTTCGGGGTTGCTTTGTGGATGCTGTTCATGCGGTTCGTTGACCTGTTCTGGTTGATTGCCCCGGCCCATCTCCGCTCAACGTTTTCCTTCCACTGGCTGGACCTTGCCGCGCCGCTGGCAATCGGCGGAATTTGGCTGACCTACTACTGCCAACAACTGAAAGGAAAAACGCTGATGACCGTGTGGGATCCACGCTTGGAGGACGCATGGCATCGCATCGAACACGCCGACGCAGCCGACGCCGCACGATTTGAGGACACACCGATGGCAAAGGAGGGAATCCATGGCTAATCATCACGACCACTCCACCGACGAGCATATCCACGAGTCGTCGGATATCGAAGTTAAGCCTGTTGCCAAGTTCATGGCGATTCTGTTTATCGGCGTGGGGATCGTTATGGTGCTGATGTGGGGAATTATGGAGTTGTTGGAGATGCGCGCCGCCAAAGCCGACGTGGCACGCTCGCCGGTGTACGATACCGTGCGCGTGATGAAAGAACCACGCCTGCAAACCCATGCCTACGACGACCTGAAAGCATTCCGCTCCCACGAAGACTCCCTGGTGAACGGCTATGGTTGGGTGGATAAAGCCAGCAACAAAGCCCATGTTCCCATTGAGGTGGCCATTGAACAACTGGCCGCCAAAGGCCTTCCCTCCGTTCCGGTGGATAGTGCTGCGGCAAAGAAACATGCCGCAACCTACGAACCTGGCGAGAGCAACGGCGGACGGTAAGAACACCGTCCAACACACCAAAGCCTAATTATGAATTAGGCCATTTTAGAGACGATGGTGATATCATGAAGACGGTGTTTCGCATAGCAGTTCTTTGGCTTTTGCTGTTGGTTGGCGTTGGGCGCACGCTTGCGCAAGGCTCGCCGCCGCAGCCCGGGAACAAGTACGCCAAGCAGGTGAATATCGAGCAACGCTTGGGCGCGCAGGTTCGCCCCGATCTCACCTTCCGTGATGAAAACGGAAAGAGCGTAACGTTGGGGGAGTATCTGGGGAAGCGTCCGGTTATCCTCACGCTGGTCTACTACCAATGCCCGATGCTCTGCACCCAGGTGCTGAACGGGCTGGTGAAATCGCTGAAAGTGATGAAGGAGGAGCCTGGGGTAGATTTCGACTTGGTGACGATCAGCATTGACCCCAAAGAAACGCCGGCACTGGCCTTGCAGAAAAAAGGGGCGTACCTGACGGAGTACGAGCGTGCGGGGGCCGCGGCAAACTGGCACTTCTTGACCGGAGATGAAGCCGCAATCCGTAGCGTTGCCGATTCGGTGGGCTTCCGGTATCTGTACGACACAGCCTCTGGCCAATACGCCCACGCTGCGGGGATCATGGTGCTAACGCCTGCCGGAAAAGTTGCTGGCTACCAGTACACCGTGGAGTTCGCGCCAAACGAATTGCAGCGCACCCTTGCCGATGCCCTGAAGGAAAAAATTGGCAAGCCGATTGAGCCATTGATCTGGCTCTGCTTTGAATACGATCCGCTGACAGCCAAGTATGGCTTCTCGATACGGAAGGCATTGCAAAGCGGCTCCATCTTGATGGCGATCGGGGTGGCCACAATGGTGGTGATCCTAAAACGCCGCGAACGC encodes:
- a CDS encoding DUF3341 domain-containing protein; translated protein: MAEFATSEALLNATQRANKAGYRQMDAYSPIPVEGVTEAIGFKTKLPWGIFCGGLAGAVFGMGLQYWAAVIYYPMNIGGRPMFSIPSFIPVTFETTVLFSVLTAVFGMIILNKLPMPYHPVFNVEGFARASTDRFFLAIESTDPKFDRQRTWEFLESLKPESLAEVPH
- a CDS encoding SCO family protein, whose protein sequence is MKTVFRIAVLWLLLLVGVGRTLAQGSPPQPGNKYAKQVNIEQRLGAQVRPDLTFRDENGKSVTLGEYLGKRPVILTLVYYQCPMLCTQVLNGLVKSLKVMKEEPGVDFDLVTISIDPKETPALALQKKGAYLTEYERAGAAANWHFLTGDEAAIRSVADSVGFRYLYDTASGQYAHAAGIMVLTPAGKVAGYQYTVEFAPNELQRTLADALKEKIGKPIEPLIWLCFEYDPLTAKYGFSIRKALQSGSILMAIGVATMVVILKRRERKTRIDDPALLRAMKTGSTMKN
- a CDS encoding cytochrome c; protein product: MRHLLPFLLLALIATGCQEMYDQPKVKPLSKSDFFDDALGARQPIAGTVARGHMKLDDQLYTGKAPASAAKPAGDSGASGAASGVPAQWATSDLSWTFPMPVTREVLVRGHEQFNVFCSPCHGRLGDGKGMIVQRGFKAPPSFHEERLRTAPPGYVFNVITNGFGVMYSYASRVPVKDRWAIAAYIKALQLSQNMDASQLTAEQQAALEGKK